Proteins encoded together in one Salarias fasciatus chromosome 17, fSalaFa1.1, whole genome shotgun sequence window:
- the adm2a gene encoding protein ADM2a, with amino-acid sequence MRSLLPLTVYCISLVSLQRLQAAPAEERPRNRLDLLFKLIGQTGDISYIPGSQTDSAVPPPAPSQTPKWPAGFLRHPPVTGARPASPGLAWARPDEAPQMERRPLRARRHAHTGPRGGHHYPHHGQLMRVGCVLGTCQVQNLSHRLYQLIGQSGREDSSPINPKSPHSYG; translated from the exons ATGCGGTCCCTGCTCCCGCTGACTGTGTATTGCATCAGCCTGGTTTCCCtccagcggctgcaggctgCGCCGGCAGAGGAGCGTCCCCGGAACAG GTTGGACCTCCTCTTCAAGCTCATCGGCCAAACGGGGGACATCTCCTACATTCCAGGAAGTCAGACGGACAGCGCCGTCCCGCCTCCAGCCCCCAGCCAGACCCCCAAATGGCCGGCCGGTTTCCTGAGACACCCCCCTGTGACCGGAGCCCGTCCGGCCTCCCCGGGCCTGGCCTGGGCACGGCCGGATGAGGCCCCCCAGATGGAGCGGCGGCCGCTGAGAGCCCGTCGCCACGCCCACACGGGACCGCGGGGGGGCCACCACTACCCCCACCACGGCCAGCTCATGAGGGTGGGCTGCGTGCTGGGAACCTGCCAAGTGCAGAACCTCAGCCATCGACTGTACCAGCTGATCGGGCAGAGCGGCAGGGAGGACTCGTCCCCCATCAACCCCAAGAGCCCCCACAGCTACGGATGA
- the glt8d2 gene encoding glycosyltransferase 8 domain-containing protein 2, whose protein sequence is MSLLRKINRVLLVLLVVMVCLLLHSTLLRASTRPPPSDHRKGGAVSLPRSQDMDDVVPVVICASEERLGATMATINSIISNSDARVFFYIVTLRDAVKLTRRYIEKTKLKGILYQLVEFNPMVLKGKVKPDSSRPDLLHPLNFVRFYLPLLDIHHNRVIYLDDDVIVQGEIKDLFNVRLKPGHAAAFATDCDLPITHEMVRSIGMQTTYMGFLDFRKREVQDLGINPRDCSFNPGVFVADMKEWKKQKITKQLEKWMEENFRQNIYSSAMAGGVATPPMLIVFHGRFTTLDPLWHVRHLGWSPDARYADSFLKDARLLHWNGPFKPWKGPAVHADLWQRWFVPDPSRRFILKS, encoded by the exons ATGTCTCTCCTCAGGAAGA TCAATCGGGttctcctggtgctgctggtggtcatGGTGtgcctcctcctgcacagcacCCTGCTCAGAGCCTCCACCCGACCCCCGCCCTCAG ATCACCGGAAAGGCGGCGCCGTCTCCCTGCCGAGGTCGCAGGACATGGACGACGTCGTCCCCGTCGTCATCTGCGCGTCGGAGGAGCGACTGGGCGCAACCATGGCAACCATCAACAGCATCATAAGCAACAGTGACGCCCGGGTTTTCTTCTACATCGTCACGCTCCGAGACGCGGTCAAGCTGACGAG GAGATACATCGAGAAGACGAAGCTGAAAGGCATCCTGTACCAGCTGGTGGAGTTTAACCCCATGGTGCTGAAGGGGAAGGTGAAGCCCGACTCGTCTCGGCCCGATCTCCTGCACCCG CTCAACTTCGTCCGCTTTTACCTACCTCTGCTCGACATCCACCACAACCGGGTGATTTATTTAGACGACGACGTCATCGTTCAGG GTGAAATCAAAGACCTATTTAATGTGAGACTGAAACCAGGACACGCCGCCGCCTTCGCCACAGACTGTGACCTGCCCATCACACACGAGATGGTGCGCAGCATCGGCATGCAG ACAACCTACATGGGCTTCTTAGACTTCAGGAAACGGGAAGTCCAGGATTTGGGCATCAACCCCAGAGACTGCTCCTTCAACCCCGGGGTGTTTGTCGCAGACATGAAGGAGTGGAAGAAGCAGAAGATCACCAAACAGCTGGAGAAATGGATGGAGGAGAATTTCAG GCAGAACATATACAGCAGCGCCATGGCGGGAGGCGTGGCCACTCCGCCCATGCTGATCGTGTTTCACGGCAGGTTCACCACGCTGGACCCCCTGTGGCACGTCAGACACCTGG GCTGGAGTCCAGACGCCCGCTACGCAGACAGCTTCCTGAAAGACGCCCGCCTGCTGCACTGGAACGGCCCCTTCAAGCCGTGGAAGGGCCCGGCGGTGCACGCCGACCTGTGGCAGAGGTGGTTCGTTCCGGACCCCTCCAGGAGGTTCATCCTGAAGAGCTGA